The Rhea pennata isolate bPtePen1 chromosome Z, bPtePen1.pri, whole genome shotgun sequence genome includes a region encoding these proteins:
- the LOC134153946 gene encoding beta-1,3-galactosyltransferase 5-like, with the protein MAQMQWWCWKRLLCAILLLSLLLWCLLLLAGDRQEKWSAAGRFLPALRGQLVAQPRIGVVRGVDFASLFAGPHAAPRCAHGQVLLILVTSAPVNVEARHVIRRTWAAQEGRPTNRWQTVFLVGQAAEAEVAQDVQRERQEFGDILVGNYKDTYRNLTLKVMHGLKWASEQCQPCYILKTDDDCFVNTDRLPAFLAELNTVRTGLYVGSLFPREKRQVIREPSSKWYVSRQDYRPDEYPPYASGIGYILSLDAAEKILEAACCVRPIPVEDAYMGILAEEAGIRAKASARFAKHNARWRICNYRYLMVIHHLSPREQEAAWRSTLQARSACHDSLEVTRWK; encoded by the coding sequence ATGGCCCAGATGCAGTGGTGGTGCTGGAAGAGGCTGCTCTGtgccatcctcctcctctcgCTCCTCCTCTGGTGTCTGCTGCTCCTCGCTGGGGACAGGCAGGAGAAGTGGTCAGCGGCCGGACGTTTcctcccggcgctgcgggggcaGCTCGTGGCGCAGCCCCGTATTGGAGTCGTGCGAGGGGTTGACTTCGCCTCGCTGTTTGCGGGGCCCCAtgccgccccgcgctgcgcccATGGACAAGTGCTGCTCATCCTGGTGACATCCGCACCGGTCAATGTGGAGGCCCGGCATGTCATCAGGAGGACCTGGGCTGCCCAGGAGGGACGGCCCACCAACCGGTGGCAGACGGTGTTCCTGGTGGGGCAGGCAGCCGAGGCGGAGGTGGCCCAGGACGTGCAGAGGGAACGGCAGGAGTTTGGGGACATCCTGGTGGGGAACTACAAGGACACGTACCGCAACCTCACCCTGAAGGTCATGCATGGTTTGAAGTGGGCGTCTGAGCAGTGCCAGCCCTGCTACATCCTCAAGACAGATGATGACTGCTTCGTGAACACGGATCGCCTCCCTGCCTTCCTGGCTGAGCTCAACACAGTGAGGACGGGCCTCTATGTGGGCTCCCTGTTCCCCCGGGAGAAGCGGCAGGTCATCCGCGAGCCCTCCAGCAAGTGGTACGTGTCGCGGCAGGACTACCGCCCGGACGAGTACCCGCCCTACGCCAGCGGCATCGGCTATATCCTCTCCCTGGATGCGGCTGAGAAGATCCTGGAGGCGGCGTGTTGTGTCCGCCCCATCCCCGTGGAAGACGCCTACATGGGCATCTTGGCGGAGGAGGCGGGGATCCGGGCGAAAGCCAGCGCCCGCTTTGCCAAGCACAACGCGCGATGGCGCATCTGCAACTACCGGTACCTGATGGTGATCCACCACCTGAGCCCACGGGAGCAGGAGGCGGCCTGGAGGAGCACGCTGCAGGCCCGCAGCGCCTGCCACGACAGCCTCGAGGTCACCCGGTGGAAGTGA
- the LOC134153613 gene encoding uncharacterized protein LOC134153613 isoform X1, whose product MPRGRAWTQAEIRCLLALVGGCGEVALLMASTSRPNEALWRDISRGLAAAGYSRSVTQCRSKWKALKQAFYSERETRRQAGRHSPRVPPHYRTMKTIWKAAGRPVFGERRLPDRVKLPPRKRGPPLEDHSPSSPELQEHVSCMDALGTPPSLLPQCAKDEPASPAPLDHVAGMPPTPSPVPHTGHPFPPLPLLEFHAAFPPLKQETAERKAGSPGETSLGMGAGNRVLPVATTDSGSPGRAAASEQAAAGEEVSGMSVQGAGVAGLLQSVQQLLVQILQTSQQQQVLLESLASDTVSHLHVISDNLVQVGETLHELLLRAHARAGALPSPLDRYISRAPLFEGDPRPPLLPRVPCSPGAPHASPCHKGEPLGSPATSFTPP is encoded by the exons atGCCCCGAGGGCGCGCCTGGACGCAGGCGGAGATCCGCTGCCTGCTGGCGCTGgtggggggctgcggggaggtGGCCCTGCTCATGGCCTCCACGTCGCGGCCCAACGAGGCGCTGTGGCGGGACATCTCccgggggctggcggcggccggCTACAGCCGCAGCGTGACCCAGTGCCGCTCCAAGTGGAAGGCGCTCAAGCAGGCCTTCTACTCGGAGCGGGAGACGCGCCGGCAGGCTGGCCGCCACTCGCCGCGCGTGCCCCCGCACTACCGCACCATGAAGACCATCTGGAAGGCAGCCGGGCGGCCCGTTTTCGGCGAGAGACGGCTGCCAG aCCGGGTGAAATTGCCTCCCAGGAAGCGCGGGCCACCCCTCGAGGACCACTCTCCATCCTCACCTGAGCTGCAAG AGCACGTCAGCTGCATGGATGCCCTGGGCACACCGCCGTCCCTGCTGCCGCAGTGCGCGAAGGACGAGCCTGCGAGCC cAGCTCCTTTGGACCACGTAGCTGGAATGCCTCCCACTCCCTCTCCCGTGCCAC ACACTGGCCACCcattccctccccttcccctcctcg AGTTTCACGCCGCCTTCCCACCCCTGAAGCAGGAAACTGCTGAACGAAAGGCTG GTTCCCCTGGCGAAACGTCCCTGGGGATGGGAGCAGGGAACCGGGTGCTGCCGGTGGCTACCACAGACTCGGGCTCCCCTGGAAGGGCTGCTGCGAGTGAGCAGGCAGCAGCGGGTGAAGAGGTATCAGGCATGAGCGTGCAAG GCGCCGGCGTCGCGGGCTTGCTGCAGAGCGTGCAGCAGCTCCTGGTGCAGATCCTGCAGACgtcgcagcagcagcaggtgctgctggagAGCCTGGCCAGCGACACCGTCTCCCACCTCCACGTAATCTCCGACAACCTGGTGCAGGTGGGCGAGACGCTGCACGAACTGCTGCTCCGGGCGCACGCCCGCGCCGGCGCCCTCCCCAGCCCGCTCGACCGCTACATCAGCCGCGCGCCCCTTTTCGAAGGCGACCCCCGGCCCCCACTGCTCCCCAGAGTGCCCTGCTCCCCTGGCGCTCCCCACGCCTCCCCCTGCCACAAAGGGGAGCCTCTGGGGTCCCCTGCCACCAGCTTCACCCCGCCGTGA
- the LOC134153613 gene encoding uncharacterized protein LOC134153613 isoform X2 has protein sequence MPRGRAWTQAEIRCLLALVGGCGEVALLMASTSRPNEALWRDISRGLAAAGYSRSVTQCRSKWKALKQAFYSERETRRQAGRHSPRVPPHYRTMKTIWKAAGRPVFGERRLPDRVKLPPRKRGPPLEDHSPSSPELQEHVSCMDALGTPPSLLPQCAKDEPASPPLDHVAGMPPTPSPVPHTGHPFPPLPLLEFHAAFPPLKQETAERKAGSPGETSLGMGAGNRVLPVATTDSGSPGRAAASEQAAAGEEVSGMSVQGAGVAGLLQSVQQLLVQILQTSQQQQVLLESLASDTVSHLHVISDNLVQVGETLHELLLRAHARAGALPSPLDRYISRAPLFEGDPRPPLLPRVPCSPGAPHASPCHKGEPLGSPATSFTPP, from the exons atGCCCCGAGGGCGCGCCTGGACGCAGGCGGAGATCCGCTGCCTGCTGGCGCTGgtggggggctgcggggaggtGGCCCTGCTCATGGCCTCCACGTCGCGGCCCAACGAGGCGCTGTGGCGGGACATCTCccgggggctggcggcggccggCTACAGCCGCAGCGTGACCCAGTGCCGCTCCAAGTGGAAGGCGCTCAAGCAGGCCTTCTACTCGGAGCGGGAGACGCGCCGGCAGGCTGGCCGCCACTCGCCGCGCGTGCCCCCGCACTACCGCACCATGAAGACCATCTGGAAGGCAGCCGGGCGGCCCGTTTTCGGCGAGAGACGGCTGCCAG aCCGGGTGAAATTGCCTCCCAGGAAGCGCGGGCCACCCCTCGAGGACCACTCTCCATCCTCACCTGAGCTGCAAG AGCACGTCAGCTGCATGGATGCCCTGGGCACACCGCCGTCCCTGCTGCCGCAGTGCGCGAAGGACGAGCCTGCGAGCC CTCCTTTGGACCACGTAGCTGGAATGCCTCCCACTCCCTCTCCCGTGCCAC ACACTGGCCACCcattccctccccttcccctcctcg AGTTTCACGCCGCCTTCCCACCCCTGAAGCAGGAAACTGCTGAACGAAAGGCTG GTTCCCCTGGCGAAACGTCCCTGGGGATGGGAGCAGGGAACCGGGTGCTGCCGGTGGCTACCACAGACTCGGGCTCCCCTGGAAGGGCTGCTGCGAGTGAGCAGGCAGCAGCGGGTGAAGAGGTATCAGGCATGAGCGTGCAAG GCGCCGGCGTCGCGGGCTTGCTGCAGAGCGTGCAGCAGCTCCTGGTGCAGATCCTGCAGACgtcgcagcagcagcaggtgctgctggagAGCCTGGCCAGCGACACCGTCTCCCACCTCCACGTAATCTCCGACAACCTGGTGCAGGTGGGCGAGACGCTGCACGAACTGCTGCTCCGGGCGCACGCCCGCGCCGGCGCCCTCCCCAGCCCGCTCGACCGCTACATCAGCCGCGCGCCCCTTTTCGAAGGCGACCCCCGGCCCCCACTGCTCCCCAGAGTGCCCTGCTCCCCTGGCGCTCCCCACGCCTCCCCCTGCCACAAAGGGGAGCCTCTGGGGTCCCCTGCCACCAGCTTCACCCCGCCGTGA
- the LOC134153912 gene encoding killer cell lectin-like receptor subfamily G member 1 produces MEERVTYADLHFPPTPAPQRMKQLPWRCLALSLALLCLLLLLAQIVLVGLSFHFLGQLAGCTHGPWSTEETLSYGQQTLQGRCQFCPAGWLWDAGRCYYFSSAKKTWEQSKEDCCSREAQLVTIRANATLTFLVRMSNVDVFHVGLRRDNSRADWKWLDGTALKGLFPIQRFTSSFLACGRVSGSGLSGGMCGEAHSWICEKSAATLQWVHSTPPAFLWGNTTYTCARPW; encoded by the exons ATGGAAGAGAGGGTCACGTACGCTGATCTGCACTTCCCCCCCACACCAG CTCCTCAGCGGATGAAGCAGCTGCCCTGGCGCTGTTTAGCCCTCAGCCTGGCTCTTCTttgcctgctgctcctgctggcaCAAATTGTCCTTGTTGGCTTGAGCTTCCACT TTTTAGGGCAACTGGCAGGCTGCACCCATGGTCcctggagcacagaggagaCCCTCAGCTATGGGCAACAGACTCTGCAAG GGCGATGCCAGTTCTGCCCGGCTGGCTGGCTCTGGGATGCAGGGCGGTGCTACTACTTCTCTTCTGCCAAAAAGACCTGggagcagagcaaagaggaCTGCTGCTCCAGAGAGGCACAGCTGGTCACTATCCGAGCCAACGCGACCCTG ACATTCCTGGTGCGCATGTCCAATGTGGATGTGTTCCACGTGGGGCTGAGGCGTGACAACTCCCGGGCTGACTGGAAGTGGCTGGATGGCACTGCGTTGAAGGG GCTCTTCCCAATACAGCGTTTCACCAGCTCTTTCCTGGCCTGTGGGAGGGTGTCTGGCTCAGGTCTGTCTGGCGGCATGTGTGGGGAAGCCCACAGCTGGATCTGTGAGAAGAGTGCTGCCACCCTGCAGTGGGTCCACTCCACACCCCCGGCCTTCCTCTGGGGGAACACCACTTACACCTGTGCGAGGCCCTGGTGA
- the LOC134153947 gene encoding B-cell differentiation antigen CD72-like, producing the protein MAQSVVYADLRFAKVPAGCSSPCQTLETALCEDEAESPYENVQPEQAPTAQDGRPAQPSPGRWRRLRSVPAGLLAACLLLLATALALGLCYWQAARGLQDASRAHAAERGRLAQQASEREQSLEQAQRELAGARAELQRAWLEGNGSRRELGQRDAELQRLAEALRSAEKELRDAQGRLEASERAASSLRACVSTGCCPSGWVLYSGKCLFISAEKKTWWDSRSDCQSKTSVLLVQGPWPSWTLPAFVAAPGAQYWVGAIYPKWKGPFVWMDENAYETSHYYFSCGKAQSGEIRSSFCMDKHPWICEQAPEPSSASDKLVPLLTKG; encoded by the exons ATGGCCCAGAGCGTGGTTTACGCTGACCTGAGGTTTGCCAAGGTGCCCGCGGGATGCAGCTCACCCTGCCAGACACTGGAGACCG CCCTGTGCGAGGACGAGGCGGAGAGCCCCTACGAGAACGTGCAGCCGGAGCAGGCGCCCACCGCGCAGGACGGGCGGccggcccagcccagcccgg GGCGCTGGCGCCGGCTGCGCTCGGtgcccgcggggctgctggccgcctgcctgctgctgctggccaccgccctggccctggggctgtgct ACTGGCAGGCCGCCCGCGGGCTGCAGGACGCCTCCCGCGCGCACGcggccgagcgcggccgccTCGCGCAGCAGGCGAGCGAGCGGGAGCAGAGCCTGGAGCAGGCGCAGCGGGAGCTGGCGGGCGCCCGAGCGGAGCTGCAGCGCGCCTGGCTGGAGGGCAACGGCAGCCGGCGGGAGCTGGGGCAGCGCGACGCCGAGCTGCAGCGCCTCGCGGAGGCCCTGAGGTCCGCGGAGAAGGAGCTGCGGGACGCGCAGGGGCGGCTCGAGGCCAGCGAGCGCGCCGCGAGCAGCCTGCGCGCCTGCGTGAGCACAG GTTGCTGCCCCTCGGGCTGGGTGCTGTACAGCGGCAAGTGCCTCTTCATCTCGGCGGAGAAGAAGACCTGGTGGGACAGCAGGAGCGACTGCCAAAGTAAAACCTCCGTGCTCCTGGTGCAAGGCCCCTGGCCGTCGTGGACGCTGCCG GCTTTTGTGGCAGCGCCGGGTGCCCAGTACTGGGTCGGTGCGATATATCCAAAGTGGAAAGGGCCATTTGTTTGGATGGATGAGAACGCCTACGAAAC ATCACACTATTACTTTAGCTGTGGAAAAGCACAGTCTGGGGAAATACGGAGTTCCTTCTGCATGGATAAACACCCGTGGATCTGCGAGCAGGCCCCAGAGCCGAGCAGTGCATCCGACAAGCTGGTTCCTCTCCTCACCAAGGGGTGA